A genomic region of Papaver somniferum cultivar HN1 chromosome 7, ASM357369v1, whole genome shotgun sequence contains the following coding sequences:
- the LOC113296555 gene encoding prolyl 4-hydroxylase 1-like, with product MVSFNQNQIKEFQKEASRIARSLRLHLLLNKRFYVALRWRSIRFQHNNISKERSTFTIIQDKGWGIKKKRQVKGKISSTNKKNTYNIKASGSSALRAASTTTLAPNPNSSSSKSTVSMPALQNPNYSLASSSNYINGIGGGISGFSACETDDEAKMLRIRLVKPEVISWSPRITVLHNFLSSEECDYLIAIGKPRLQRSRAHDRKTGKGIINDTRTSFGVSLSKEESKNPIVQAIEKRISVFSQVPVENGEPIHVLRYEKNQYFRLHSDYFLDTINFKESGGQRIATMLMYLSDNVEGGETYFPVAGTGKCSCAGKMLKGSSVKPIKGDAVLFWSVGLDGKVDPKSIHTGCEVLSGEKWCATKLMRQNKYTLIPLQLPASGFKTS from the exons ATGGTAAGCTTCAATCAGAATCAAATCAAAGAGTTTCAAAAAGAAGCAAGCAGGATTGCTAGGAGCTTGAGACTCCATCTGTTACTCAACAAGCGTTTCTATGTAGCACTACGATGGCGATCTATCAGATTTCAACACAACAATATTTCCAAAGAAAGAAGTACTTTTACTATAATCCAGGATAAAGGATGGGGGATTAAGAAAAAACGACAAGTAAAAGGAAAAATTTCATCGACTAACAAGAAAAACACATATAACATTAaag CTAGTGGTTCTTCAGCTCTTCGTGCAGCTTCGACCACTACCCTAGCACCCAACCCCAACTCGTCATCCTCCAAAAGTACCGTTTCTATGCCAGCTCTCCAAAATCCTAACTATTCTTTGGCTAGTTCTTCAAACTACATCAATGGTATCGGTGGTGGTA TTTCAGGATTTTCTGCTTGTGAAACTGACGATGAGGCAAAGATGCTCCGAATCAGACTT GTCAAACCTGAGGTAATCAGCTGGTCACCACGAATCACTGTCCTGCATAATTTCTTAAGTTCGGAG GAATGTGATTATCTTATAGCAATTGGCAAGCCTCGGCTCCAGCGTTCTAGGGCACATGATCGGAAAACAGGCAAG GGAATTATAAATGATACTAGGACAAGTTTCGGTGTGTCTTTAAGCAAGGAAGAGAGTAAGAATCCTATTGTACAG GCAATTGAAAAACGAATTTCAGTATTTTCTCAAGTTCCAGTAGAAAACGGAGAGCCTATTCATGTTTTAAG GTATGAAAAGAATCAGTACTTCAGGCTACATAGCGACTACTTTTTGGACACC ATAAACTTCAAGGAAAGTGGAGGTCAGCGAATAGCAACAATGCTCATGTATTTGAGCGATAATGTGGAAGGAGGAGAAACTTACTTCCCCGTG GCTGGAACAGGAAAATGTAGCTGTGCTGGAAAAATGTTAAAGGGGTCGTCTGTAAAACCGATTAAAGGAGATGCAGTTCTTTTCTGGAGCGTG GGACTTGATGGAAAGGTAGATCCAAAGAGTATACATACAGGATGCGAAGTCTTATCAGGAGAGAAATGGTGTGCTACGAAATTGATGAGGCAAAACAAATATACACTAATTCCTCTTCAACTGCCAGCTAGCGGATTTAAAACATCTTGA